The following proteins are encoded in a genomic region of Sporichthya brevicatena:
- a CDS encoding metallophosphoesterase family protein, with amino-acid sequence MLDRLRKPSTVLVLRRGLRRLVPRWVPARRIAGVVGFVLVAVVGAWLGLMVGGRDSTPIGPVNTHMTAHFSWSGDTEIRVGPLGTLKLDTHEGPIGVTVTVDALNVTDARTIFEDPESLEGLEQWVSADAKDAIIRLVIRSAVSALLGAFILSVLVYRRKARRVAFVCGTAVAMITATIGTAAWTWNPRSVSQPQYSGLLVSAPSVVGNAQDIVAGFGDYSRSLAKLVGNVSKLYDVTSTLPAYEPDPTTIRVLHVSDIHLNPASWEVISSITQQFDVALIVDSGDISDHGSKAERRFVDAISDLPVPYVYVRGNHDSKAIADAVAAQPNALVLDDGVTKEVAGLRITGDGDPRFTPDRSVERASNEEVAAVGNAVAAGVRLAGTHPDIAVVHDPTQGTGFDGVVPLVLAGHTHQRSTKLLPEGTRMFVQGSTGGAGLRALESETPLPIQCSILYFDATTKRLQAWDDLTIGGLGLSSAQINRTLAPEETKRFEQYSRSQQADPWAGP; translated from the coding sequence GTGCTCGACCGCCTACGCAAGCCCAGCACCGTGCTGGTGCTGCGCCGTGGGCTGCGCCGGCTCGTCCCGCGGTGGGTCCCGGCCCGGCGCATCGCCGGGGTGGTCGGGTTCGTTCTGGTCGCGGTCGTCGGGGCGTGGCTCGGCCTGATGGTCGGCGGGCGGGACAGCACACCGATCGGCCCGGTGAACACCCACATGACCGCGCACTTCTCGTGGTCCGGGGACACCGAGATCCGCGTCGGACCGCTCGGGACGCTCAAGCTCGACACCCACGAGGGCCCGATCGGGGTCACGGTCACCGTCGACGCGCTCAACGTCACCGACGCGCGGACGATCTTCGAGGACCCGGAGTCGCTCGAGGGGCTGGAGCAATGGGTCTCGGCCGACGCCAAGGACGCGATCATCCGGCTGGTGATCCGGTCGGCGGTCTCCGCCCTGCTCGGCGCGTTCATCCTCTCGGTGCTCGTCTACCGCCGGAAGGCGCGGCGCGTGGCGTTCGTGTGCGGGACGGCGGTCGCGATGATCACGGCCACGATCGGCACCGCCGCGTGGACGTGGAACCCGCGCTCGGTCTCCCAGCCCCAGTACTCCGGGCTCCTGGTCTCGGCCCCGTCCGTCGTCGGCAACGCGCAGGACATCGTCGCCGGCTTCGGCGACTACAGCCGCAGCCTGGCCAAGCTCGTCGGCAACGTCTCCAAGCTCTACGACGTCACCTCGACGCTGCCCGCGTACGAGCCGGACCCGACGACGATCCGCGTCCTGCACGTCTCGGACATCCACCTGAACCCGGCGTCGTGGGAGGTGATCAGTTCGATCACCCAGCAGTTCGACGTGGCACTGATCGTCGACTCCGGCGACATCTCCGACCATGGCTCGAAGGCCGAGCGGCGGTTCGTCGACGCGATCTCCGACCTGCCCGTCCCCTACGTCTACGTCCGCGGCAACCACGACTCGAAGGCGATCGCCGACGCGGTGGCGGCGCAGCCGAACGCGCTCGTGCTCGACGACGGCGTCACCAAGGAGGTCGCGGGCCTCCGCATCACCGGCGACGGCGATCCGCGGTTCACCCCCGACCGGTCCGTCGAGCGTGCCTCGAACGAGGAGGTCGCGGCCGTCGGCAACGCCGTCGCGGCGGGCGTCCGCCTCGCGGGCACGCACCCCGACATCGCGGTCGTCCACGACCCGACGCAGGGCACCGGTTTCGACGGGGTCGTCCCGTTGGTCCTCGCCGGCCACACGCACCAGCGGTCGACCAAGCTGCTGCCCGAGGGCACCCGGATGTTCGTCCAGGGCAGCACCGGCGGCGCCGGCCTGCGGGCGCTGGAGAGCGAGACGCCCCTGCCGATCCAGTGCTCGATCCTGTACTTCGACGCGACGACCAAGCGCCTGCAGGCCTGGGACGACCTCACGATCGGCGGCCTCGGGCTGAGCTCGGCCCAGATCAACCGCACCCTCGCCCCGGAGGAGACCAAGCGCTTCGAGCAGTACTCCCGCAGCCAGCAGGCCGACCCGTGGGCCGGGCCGTGA
- a CDS encoding tyrosine-protein phosphatase produces MSADTRFLAAEGLHNLRDVGGYPTAGGGRIRAGLLLRGGALGELTTAAHPMLLELGLRTVIDLREDKELVGLPDSVLPDGLALHRNPLYRGRIRLGEIDDLAELYTQILERCADQVVAAIEVLAGEGALPALVHCSAGKDRTGLIVGVLLSALGVPDDVVAVDYARSEEAYVGELRERTMRKGIALGAREDRMEELMSCPPELMHAVLADLRTAHGSAEGYLVAGGLRAESLAALRERMVERAS; encoded by the coding sequence ATGAGCGCGGACACCCGATTCCTGGCCGCGGAGGGACTGCACAACCTCCGGGACGTCGGCGGCTACCCGACGGCGGGCGGCGGCCGCATACGCGCCGGGCTCCTGCTGCGCGGGGGAGCGCTGGGGGAGCTGACGACCGCGGCGCACCCGATGCTGCTCGAACTCGGGCTGCGCACGGTCATCGACCTGCGCGAGGACAAGGAGCTGGTGGGGCTGCCGGACTCCGTGCTTCCGGACGGGCTCGCGCTGCACCGCAACCCGCTCTACCGCGGCCGCATCCGCCTCGGCGAGATCGACGACCTCGCCGAGCTCTACACGCAGATCCTCGAGCGCTGCGCGGACCAGGTCGTCGCCGCGATCGAGGTGCTCGCGGGCGAAGGCGCACTGCCCGCGCTCGTGCACTGCAGTGCCGGCAAGGACCGCACCGGTCTGATCGTCGGGGTGCTGCTCTCCGCCCTCGGGGTCCCGGACGACGTGGTGGCCGTGGACTACGCGCGGTCGGAGGAGGCCTACGTCGGCGAGCTGCGCGAGCGCACCATGCGGAAGGGCATCGCCCTCGGGGCGAGGGAGGACCGCATGGAGGAGCTGATGAGCTGCCCGCCGGAACTGATGCATGCCGTCCTCGCCGACCTGCGCACCGCGCACGGCAGCGCCGAGGGCTACCTCGTCGCCGGCGGTCTGCGGGCGGAGTCGCTCGCGGCCCTGCGCGAGCGGATGGTCGAACGGGCTTCCTGA
- a CDS encoding MFS transporter, whose protein sequence is MSTSPTMDRRLVVLFAIACGASVANLYYAQPLLDRIADDLDVSPGAAGLLVTASQIGYALGLVTVVPLGDLIARHRLVAPLMTLCTLALLGAAAAPNLPVLLLAVLGVGVTAVVAQVLVPLAGALAADHERGTVVGTVMSGLLIGILAARTISGLLAAAAGWRTVYVAAAGLCALLGIVLHRMLPRLPAADPALTYRGLVRSLWPLVRDEPVVRRRMVYGALGMAGFTVVWTSLAFLMAEDYGKGEAETGLLGLAGLFGAVAALGAGRLADRGWAHRSTGSFLLCVALGWALLWAGGESIAALVAGLVLVDLGMQGQHITNQSTLYALRPEARSRLTTLYMTGNFAAGAVASAFAGVAWSAGGWDAVCLVGGGLALVGCLVWLDEHLRAHPAAARRS, encoded by the coding sequence GTGAGCACGAGCCCGACGATGGATCGCCGGCTCGTCGTTCTCTTCGCGATCGCGTGCGGTGCGAGCGTGGCGAACCTGTACTACGCCCAGCCGCTGCTGGACCGGATCGCCGACGACCTGGACGTCTCGCCGGGGGCCGCGGGGCTCCTGGTGACCGCCTCCCAGATCGGGTACGCGCTCGGGCTGGTGACGGTCGTCCCGCTCGGGGACCTGATCGCCCGCCACCGGCTGGTGGCGCCCCTGATGACGCTGTGCACGCTCGCGCTGCTCGGGGCCGCGGCGGCGCCGAACCTGCCGGTGCTGCTGCTCGCGGTCCTCGGCGTCGGGGTCACCGCGGTGGTCGCGCAGGTCCTCGTCCCGCTCGCCGGGGCGCTGGCGGCGGACCACGAGCGCGGGACGGTCGTCGGCACCGTGATGAGCGGCCTGCTGATCGGCATCCTCGCGGCCCGGACGATCTCCGGGTTGCTCGCCGCCGCCGCGGGGTGGCGCACCGTCTACGTCGCCGCCGCGGGACTCTGCGCGCTGCTGGGGATCGTCCTGCACCGGATGCTCCCGCGTCTGCCCGCCGCCGATCCCGCGTTGACCTACCGGGGCCTGGTCCGCTCGCTGTGGCCCCTGGTCCGCGACGAGCCGGTGGTGCGGCGCCGCATGGTCTACGGCGCGCTCGGCATGGCCGGGTTCACCGTGGTCTGGACCTCGCTCGCGTTCCTGATGGCCGAGGACTACGGCAAGGGCGAGGCGGAGACGGGTCTGCTCGGGCTCGCCGGGCTCTTCGGTGCCGTCGCTGCGCTCGGGGCCGGGCGCCTCGCCGACCGCGGCTGGGCCCACCGGTCCACCGGCAGCTTCCTGCTCTGCGTCGCCCTCGGGTGGGCACTGCTCTGGGCCGGCGGGGAGTCGATCGCGGCGCTCGTCGCCGGGCTCGTGCTCGTCGACCTCGGCATGCAGGGCCAGCACATCACCAACCAGTCGACCCTCTACGCGCTCCGGCCCGAGGCGCGCAGCCGCCTGACGACGCTCTACATGACCGGCAACTTCGCGGCCGGTGCCGTCGCGTCGGCGTTCGCCGGTGTCGCCTGGAGCGCGGGCGGCTGGGACGCCGTCTGCCTGGTCGGCGGCGGGCTCGCCCTGGTCGGCTGCCTGGTCTGGCTCGACGAGCACCTGCGGGCCCACCCCGCGGCGGCCCGCCGGTCCTGA
- a CDS encoding DUF2752 domain-containing protein, producing MSPAPPLFASTRPAAPVAVGAAVVAATAAVALVSPEEPGTYPPCPFHTMTGWWCPGCGGLRAVHALAHGDLSTAVARNVLVVLAVPLLVLAWAAWLRRSVTGRAALRLPTAVGWTLAATVAAFWVARNVPAGSWLAP from the coding sequence GTGTCTCCGGCCCCGCCGCTGTTCGCGTCCACCCGGCCGGCCGCCCCCGTGGCGGTCGGCGCGGCGGTGGTGGCCGCGACGGCAGCGGTGGCCCTGGTCAGCCCGGAAGAGCCGGGGACCTACCCGCCCTGCCCGTTCCACACGATGACCGGCTGGTGGTGTCCCGGCTGCGGCGGCCTGCGCGCCGTCCACGCCCTCGCCCACGGCGATCTGAGCACCGCGGTCGCCCGGAACGTCCTCGTCGTGCTCGCCGTCCCGCTCCTCGTCCTGGCGTGGGCGGCCTGGCTGCGCCGCTCTGTCACCGGGCGAGCAGCGCTCCGCCTGCCCACCGCTGTGGGCTGGACGCTCGCGGCCACCGTCGCCGCCTTCTGGGTCGCGCGGAACGTCCCCGCGGGGTCCTGGCTCGCGCCGTAG
- a CDS encoding DM13 domain-containing protein produces MKRLLRHRGVQAGLALFSVLVAVSLAAFEPWKLWIDKTVVEAFPVAVAEAPAVLPTATPTAAPTPTSAPKPAPAWVELYRGELISHEHATTGTVRVIRLADGSRVLRLENLDTSNGPDLKVVLSDAPVIEGRGGWHVFDDNAHRKIGNLKGNKGSQNYAIPADVDLTQLRSVSIWCDRFNVSFGAAALVSATQ; encoded by the coding sequence ATGAAGCGTCTGCTGCGCCACCGCGGGGTCCAGGCCGGGCTCGCGCTGTTCTCCGTCCTCGTCGCCGTCTCGCTCGCGGCGTTCGAGCCGTGGAAGCTGTGGATCGACAAGACCGTCGTCGAGGCGTTCCCGGTCGCGGTCGCCGAGGCACCGGCCGTGCTCCCGACGGCAACGCCGACCGCCGCCCCGACTCCGACGTCCGCCCCGAAGCCCGCCCCGGCCTGGGTGGAGCTCTACCGCGGGGAGTTGATCTCCCACGAGCACGCGACGACCGGGACGGTCCGGGTGATCCGCCTGGCCGACGGGTCACGGGTGCTGCGCCTGGAGAACCTCGACACCAGCAACGGGCCGGACCTGAAGGTCGTGCTCTCCGACGCCCCGGTGATCGAGGGCCGCGGCGGGTGGCACGTCTTCGACGACAACGCCCACCGCAAGATCGGCAACCTCAAGGGCAACAAGGGCTCGCAGAACTACGCGATCCCCGCCGACGTCGACCTGACACAGCTACGCAGCGTGTCGATCTGGTGCGACCGCTTCAACGTCTCGTTCGGTGCCGCCGCCCTGGTGAGCGCCACTCAGTGA
- a CDS encoding DEAD/DEAH box helicase, with protein MTRLLADLLPAPPDPDAIFDAFTEWATGTGLEPYPAQTEALIELVSGSNVILTTPTGSGKSLVATGMHFAGLAQGRRTFYSAPIKALVSEKFFALCDIFGAERVGMLTGDAAVNPTAPIVCCTAEVLANIALREGAAADIGGVVMDEFHFYAEPDRGWAWQVPLLELPQAQFLLMSATLGDVTRFQEDLTARTGRATAVVTSATRPIPLLYSWALTPVHETIEDLLMARQAPIYVVHFTQKEALERAQSLLSVTLCTREQKDEIAAAIGDFRFARGFGATLSKLVRHGVGVHHAGMLPKYRRLVEQLTQAGLLKVVCGTDTLGVGINVPIRTVLLTGLAKYDGHRTRILKAREFHQIAGRAGRAGFDTTGYCVVQAPEHLVENARRVAKAGDDPVKLKRVQKVKPPDGQVSWNEDTYNRLVNAEPEPLVSRMRVTHSMLLNVIARPGDGFEHMRHLLRENHEDRTRQNKLIRRAIRIYRELVAGGVVAKLAQPDETGRWVVPRVELQTNFALNQPLSPFALATLELLDPESETFALDVVSVLEATLEDPRPVLMAQQYAAKGEAVNAMKAEGIEYDERMELLEDITWPKPLEELLEAAYETYRGGHPWIAEFPLSPKAVVRDMVERAMTFGEFVSHYGLARSEGIVLRYLGDAYKALRQTVPDEIKTSELTDLIEWLGELIRQTDSSLLDEWEALAEGVDRATLAAAAEPREPKGVTANTRAFTVLVRNAFFRRVLLAARHRWAELGQLDGESGWAAADWASAMQPYFAEYGPISTGPDARGPHLLVVEKEPEGRKRIWTVRQIFDDPNGDHDWGFSGEVDLDASDELGAAVVRITSVGPH; from the coding sequence ATGACGCGACTGCTCGCGGACCTGCTCCCGGCACCACCCGACCCCGACGCGATCTTCGACGCCTTCACCGAATGGGCGACGGGGACCGGGCTGGAGCCGTACCCGGCCCAGACCGAGGCGCTGATCGAGCTCGTCTCGGGGTCGAACGTCATCCTCACGACGCCGACCGGGTCGGGGAAGAGCCTGGTCGCGACCGGGATGCACTTCGCCGGCCTGGCGCAGGGACGGCGCACGTTCTACTCGGCGCCGATCAAGGCCCTGGTGAGCGAGAAGTTCTTCGCGCTCTGCGACATCTTCGGCGCCGAGCGGGTCGGCATGCTGACCGGCGACGCGGCGGTGAACCCGACCGCGCCGATCGTGTGCTGCACGGCCGAGGTGCTCGCGAACATCGCGCTGCGCGAGGGTGCCGCCGCGGACATCGGCGGCGTCGTGATGGACGAGTTCCACTTCTACGCCGAGCCCGACCGCGGCTGGGCCTGGCAGGTCCCCCTGCTGGAACTGCCCCAGGCCCAGTTCCTCCTGATGTCGGCGACCCTCGGCGACGTGACGCGTTTTCAGGAGGACCTGACGGCGCGAACCGGCCGCGCCACCGCCGTGGTGACGTCCGCGACCCGACCCATCCCCCTGCTCTACTCGTGGGCGCTCACGCCGGTGCACGAGACGATCGAGGATCTTCTGATGGCGCGTCAGGCTCCGATCTACGTCGTGCACTTCACGCAGAAGGAGGCACTCGAGCGCGCCCAGTCGCTGCTGTCGGTCACGTTGTGCACGCGCGAGCAGAAGGACGAGATCGCCGCCGCCATCGGAGACTTCCGCTTCGCCCGCGGGTTCGGGGCGACGCTGTCCAAGCTCGTGCGCCACGGGGTCGGGGTCCACCACGCCGGGATGCTGCCGAAGTACCGGCGCCTGGTCGAGCAGCTGACCCAGGCCGGGTTGCTCAAGGTCGTGTGCGGGACCGACACCCTCGGCGTCGGGATCAACGTGCCGATCCGCACGGTGCTGCTCACCGGGCTCGCGAAGTACGACGGGCACCGGACGCGGATCCTCAAGGCGCGCGAGTTCCACCAGATCGCCGGCCGCGCCGGCCGGGCAGGCTTCGACACCACCGGCTACTGCGTCGTGCAGGCGCCGGAGCACCTGGTCGAGAACGCGCGCCGGGTCGCGAAGGCCGGCGACGACCCGGTGAAGCTCAAGCGCGTCCAGAAGGTGAAGCCGCCCGACGGCCAGGTGTCCTGGAACGAGGACACCTACAACCGCCTCGTGAACGCCGAGCCCGAGCCGCTGGTCTCGCGCATGCGCGTCACACACTCGATGCTGCTCAACGTCATCGCGCGCCCCGGCGACGGGTTCGAGCACATGCGCCATCTCCTGCGTGAGAACCACGAGGACCGCACCCGGCAGAACAAGCTGATCCGCCGTGCGATCCGGATCTACCGCGAGCTGGTCGCGGGCGGCGTCGTCGCGAAACTCGCCCAGCCGGACGAGACCGGGCGCTGGGTCGTCCCCCGCGTCGAGCTGCAGACGAACTTCGCGCTGAACCAGCCGCTCTCGCCGTTCGCGCTGGCGACGCTCGAGCTGCTCGACCCGGAGTCCGAGACCTTCGCCCTCGACGTCGTCTCGGTCCTGGAGGCGACGCTGGAGGACCCGCGCCCGGTACTGATGGCCCAGCAGTACGCGGCCAAGGGCGAGGCCGTGAACGCGATGAAGGCCGAAGGCATCGAGTACGACGAGCGGATGGAACTGCTCGAGGACATCACCTGGCCCAAGCCGCTGGAGGAGCTGCTCGAGGCCGCGTACGAGACCTACCGCGGCGGGCACCCGTGGATCGCGGAGTTCCCGCTCTCACCGAAGGCCGTCGTGCGCGACATGGTCGAGCGCGCGATGACGTTCGGCGAGTTCGTCTCCCACTACGGCCTCGCCCGCAGCGAGGGCATCGTGCTGCGCTACCTCGGCGACGCCTACAAGGCCCTGCGACAGACCGTGCCGGACGAGATCAAGACCTCTGAGCTCACCGACCTCATCGAGTGGCTCGGCGAACTGATCCGTCAGACCGACTCGAGCCTGCTCGACGAGTGGGAGGCCCTCGCCGAGGGCGTCGACCGGGCGACGCTCGCCGCGGCCGCGGAGCCCCGCGAACCGAAGGGCGTCACCGCGAACACGCGCGCGTTCACCGTGCTCGTCCGGAACGCGTTCTTCCGACGGGTTCTGCTCGCGGCCCGGCACCGGTGGGCCGAACTCGGACAGCTCGACGGCGAGTCCGGGTGGGCCGCCGCGGACTGGGCGAGCGCGATGCAGCCCTACTTCGCCGAGTACGGCCCGATCTCGACCGGTCCCGACGCGCGCGGACCGCACCTGCTCGTCGTCGAGAAGGAACCCGAAGGGCGCAAGCGGATCTGGACGGTCCGTCAGATCTTCGACGACCCGAACGGGGACCACGACTGGGGATTCTCGGGTGAGGTGGATCTCGACGCCTCGGACGAACTCGGGGCGGCTGTCGTTCGTATCACCTCTGTCGGCCCGCACTAG
- a CDS encoding LCP family protein, giving the protein MSDRGAGPWFRDEVAPQRPRRPEPQEAPTVVSRPAANRPFPPVTRQDPYARPPAAPPQRPADAYPAQPPAQPPTQPPAAPPQHRPPMRRPVGEAPPPPPQPPRTIVKRKRRRFGWKKPIAIAVVLFLVLPMCLYFWADSRLERIDAFPAASSRPAKTPGSDWLIVGSDSREGLSAKERAKLKTGRATGQRTDTMMLLHIPDGGGKPTLVSLPRDSYVAIPGHSKNRLNAAFAFGGPKLLIQTVEQLTNIRIDHYAEIGFGGLFDLVNAVGGVHMCIDEARKDPKAGLDIKKGCQNLDGGEALGIARSRASTRGDLDRVSNQRELISSLMDKVTSPTTLLNPFRMWSVATKGAGALAVDDGDHLIDLVRLAWAAKGLGTTTTVPIGREFTASGVGAVIEWDSSRSRALFEALRQDRPVPKSAQFN; this is encoded by the coding sequence ATGAGCGACCGCGGGGCGGGACCTTGGTTCCGCGACGAAGTCGCGCCGCAGCGCCCCCGCCGGCCGGAGCCGCAGGAGGCGCCGACGGTGGTCTCGCGGCCCGCCGCGAACCGGCCGTTCCCGCCGGTCACGCGGCAGGACCCGTACGCGCGCCCGCCCGCGGCTCCCCCGCAACGCCCCGCCGACGCCTACCCCGCCCAGCCCCCCGCCCAGCCCCCCACCCAGCCGCCGGCCGCGCCGCCGCAGCACCGGCCGCCGATGCGCCGCCCGGTCGGGGAGGCACCGCCGCCCCCGCCCCAGCCGCCGCGGACGATCGTCAAGCGCAAGCGGCGCCGCTTCGGCTGGAAGAAGCCGATCGCGATCGCGGTCGTGCTCTTCCTCGTGCTGCCCATGTGCCTGTACTTCTGGGCGGACTCCCGCCTGGAGCGCATCGACGCCTTCCCGGCGGCGAGCTCGCGCCCGGCGAAGACCCCGGGCAGTGACTGGCTCATCGTCGGCTCCGACAGCCGCGAGGGCCTGTCGGCGAAGGAGCGCGCCAAGCTCAAGACCGGCCGGGCGACCGGGCAGCGCACCGACACGATGATGCTGCTCCACATCCCGGACGGCGGCGGCAAGCCGACGCTGGTCAGCCTGCCGCGTGACTCGTACGTCGCGATCCCGGGACACTCGAAGAACCGGCTCAACGCCGCGTTCGCGTTCGGCGGCCCGAAGCTCCTGATCCAGACCGTCGAGCAGCTGACGAACATCCGCATCGACCACTACGCGGAGATCGGGTTCGGCGGGCTGTTCGACCTCGTCAACGCCGTCGGCGGCGTGCACATGTGCATCGACGAGGCCCGCAAGGACCCGAAGGCGGGCCTGGACATCAAGAAGGGCTGCCAGAACCTGGACGGCGGCGAGGCGCTCGGCATCGCCCGCTCCCGCGCGTCGACGCGCGGCGACCTGGACCGCGTGAGCAACCAGCGCGAGCTGATCAGCTCCCTGATGGACAAGGTCACCTCGCCGACGACCCTGCTCAACCCGTTCCGCATGTGGTCGGTGGCCACCAAGGGCGCCGGCGCGCTGGCCGTCGACGACGGCGACCACCTGATCGACCTGGTTCGCCTGGCCTGGGCCGCGAAGGGGCTCGGGACCACGACGACCGTCCCCATCGGACGCGAGTTCACGGCGTCCGGCGTCGGTGCGGTGATCGAGTGGGACAGCAGCCGTTCCCGTGCCCTGTTCGAGGCCCTGCGGCAGGACCGCCCGGTGCCGAAGTCCGCGCAGTTCAACTGA
- a CDS encoding RDD family protein, whose translation MAESKEPSEEGREPEDPFATPGQTPPAQTPPGWTQSGPGQSWEYTQPPPQWGAPPSGPLGPPQEQIPPEQVPPHWQQPYGQQPGYGQQPPPPPGYGPPPGYDQQPPPYGQPAGFGQQPGFGQQPGFGQQPGFGQPTYGQRQIPGIPPGVEVGSLGKRLLARILDSLVLSPVWIVVAIATWNTNLGVQLLGTVVQTAIFFGYDAYFVSARGATIGKQALGLKVVQLENGAIPDQTAAGKRAALYNFSWIACYIGSIVVALSPLFDSSGRKQGLHDKVAGTVVIKA comes from the coding sequence ATGGCCGAGTCGAAGGAACCGTCCGAGGAAGGCCGCGAGCCCGAGGACCCGTTCGCCACCCCCGGTCAGACGCCGCCCGCTCAGACGCCGCCCGGCTGGACGCAGTCCGGCCCGGGGCAGTCGTGGGAGTACACCCAGCCCCCGCCCCAGTGGGGCGCGCCGCCGAGCGGCCCGCTCGGCCCGCCGCAGGAGCAGATCCCGCCGGAGCAGGTCCCGCCCCACTGGCAGCAGCCCTACGGTCAGCAGCCCGGCTACGGCCAGCAGCCGCCGCCCCCGCCGGGGTACGGCCCGCCCCCGGGGTACGACCAGCAGCCCCCGCCCTACGGCCAGCCGGCCGGGTTCGGGCAGCAGCCGGGGTTCGGGCAGCAGCCGGGGTTCGGGCAGCAGCCGGGGTTCGGGCAGCCGACCTACGGGCAGCGCCAGATCCCGGGCATCCCGCCGGGCGTCGAGGTCGGGTCGCTGGGCAAGCGACTGCTCGCGCGGATCCTGGACTCGCTGGTTCTCTCGCCGGTGTGGATCGTCGTCGCGATCGCCACCTGGAACACGAACCTGGGTGTGCAGCTGCTCGGGACGGTCGTCCAGACCGCGATCTTCTTCGGCTACGACGCGTACTTCGTCTCGGCCCGGGGCGCCACGATCGGCAAACAGGCCCTCGGTCTGAAGGTCGTGCAGCTGGAGAACGGCGCGATTCCGGACCAGACCGCCGCCGGCAAGCGGGCCGCGCTCTACAACTTCTCGTGGATCGCCTGCTACATCGGCTCGATCGTCGTCGCGCTGTCGCCGCTGTTCGACAGCAGCGGCCGCAAGCAGGGTCTGCACGACAAGGTTGCCGGCACCGTCGTCATCAAGGCCTGA
- a CDS encoding metallopeptidase family protein, whose product MLNIPREDFEALVAEALDSIPPELTGLMTNVAVFVEDDPPPDDPELLGIYDGVPLTERDGWYSGVLPDRITIYRNPTLAICENRDDVVAEVEITVVHEIAHHFGIDDARLHELGYD is encoded by the coding sequence GTGCTGAACATCCCTCGCGAGGACTTCGAGGCGCTCGTCGCCGAGGCGCTCGACTCCATCCCGCCCGAACTCACCGGGCTGATGACGAACGTCGCCGTCTTCGTCGAGGACGACCCGCCCCCGGACGACCCCGAGTTGCTGGGGATCTACGACGGCGTGCCGCTCACCGAACGTGACGGCTGGTACTCGGGCGTCCTACCCGACCGGATCACGATCTACCGCAACCCGACCCTCGCGATCTGCGAGAACCGGGACGACGTCGTCGCCGAGGTCGAGATCACCGTCGTGCACGAGATCGCGCACCACTTCGGCATCGACGACGCTCGCCTGCACGAGCTGGGATACGACTGA